The following DNA comes from Candidatus Desulfofervidus auxilii.
TTAAAAAGGCTGTAGAAAAGGTTGCAAAAGAACTCCTTGAACTCTATGCAAAACGTCTTGCCCAACCTGGTTATGCCTTTTCACCTCCAGATAGCTTATTTTATCAATTTGTTGAAAGTTTCCCTTATCCTGAAACCCCTGATCAACAAAGAAGTATTAATGAAATATTAGAAGATATGATGTGTCCTCGACCTATGGAAAGATTATTATGTGGTGATGTTGGCTTTGGAAAAACAGAGGTAGCTATAAGGGCAGCATTTAAAGCTGTTCTTGATGGAAAACAAGTAGCAGTATTGGTACCAACAACTATTTTAGCCGAACAACACTATCTTACCTTTAAAGAGCGTTTAAAGGATTTTCCTGTCAATATTGCTTGTCTTAGTCGTTTTCGTTCTTCTAAAGAACAAAAAGATATTTTGCAAAGATTAAAAAAAGGAGAGATTGATATTATTATTGGGACTCATCGCATTTTACAAAAAGATGTAATATTTAAAGACTTAGGTCTTTTAATTATAGATGAGGAACATCGATTTGGTGTAAGACAAAAAGAGCATTTAAAAACATTAAAATCTAATGTAGATGTCCTTAGTTTAAGTGCTACTCCTATTCCCAGAACCCTTTATCTTTCTTTGCTTGGTATAAGAGATTTAAGTATTATTGAGACACCACCTCCTGGTAGAAGGCCGATAATGACTTATTTAGCTAAATTTAATCCGCTTCTTATCAAGGATGTCATAAAAAGAGAGGTTGAAAGAGGTGGTCAGGTGTTTTTTGTTCATCCAAGAGTAAAAGGGATTCCTGGCTTGGCAAGATTTTTAAAAAAGCTTTTGCCAGAAATACGTCTTGGCATTGCTCATGGACAGATGTCAGAAAGAAAGTTAGAAAATGAAATGCTTAAATTTCTTAAGCATGAAATAGATGTACTTTTGTGTACAAATATTATTGAATCTGGATTAGATATTCCAAATGCTAATACAATCATTATCAATCGTGCTGATTTGTTTGGATTAGCTCAACTTTACCATTTAAGAGGACGGGTAGGTAGAAGTCATCGTCAAGCATATGCATATCTATTGGTGCCAGGGAAAAAGCTTATTACTAAAGAAGCACAAAAGCGTTTAAGAGCCCTCCTTACTTATACAGAGCTTTCTTCTGGTTATAAGCTTGCTCTTTATGATTTAAAACTACGAGGAGCTGGGCAAATATTAGGCACAGCTCAGTCTGGCCATATTGCTGCTGTAGGTTATGAGATGTATTTAGAACTTTTACAAAAAGCAGTTAAAGCCTTAAAAGGAGAAAGTTTAAAAGAGGAAATTGAACCAGAGTTAAAATTACCTATTATGGCATATATTCCAGAGTCTTATGTGCCTGATGAAAATCAACGCATTATTTTTTATCGCCGTTTAAGTCAAGTAAAAGATGAAGAGGAATTAAAGGAATTAGAAAAAGAAATGATAGATAGATATGGTCAACTGCCTAAAGTAGTAGAAAATCTTTTTCAACTTTTACACTTGAAGCTTTTCTGTCGGCAATTTAGAATCAGTCGTCTTTATACAAAAAATGGATGGTTAAAAATTGTGTTTGAAAAAGAGACTCCTATTTCTTCTGAAAAAATGGTAAAATTTCTTTCTGAGCGTCCTAGCTATCGTTTTAATCCTAAAGGGGAATTGGAGATACCTTTAAGGCATGAAGATATATTAAAAAAGGCAAAAAAGGTGTTAGTAGCTCTTAAGGAAGTGATAAATGTATAGACTTTCTGATTATGATTATTTTTTACCAAAAGAATTAATCGCTCAAGAACCTCCAGAAAGAAGAGAAAAAGCAAGGCTTTTAATTTTAAATAAAAAAACTGGTGAAATAATACATACAAAATTTTCCCAAATTATAGATTTTTTAAATAAAAATGATGTGCTCGTTATAAATGATACAAGGGTTATTCCTGCTCGTCTTATTGGAAGGAAGATTACAGGTGGTAAAGTAGAAATATTATTACTTTCTTTTGATCCTATAAAAGTAAAAGATAAAGTCTTTACTACTGAAGCACTTTTAAAAGCATCTCGTGCTCCTAAACCTGGACAATACATTTATTTTGAAAATGGATTAAAGGCAGAAGTTTTGAGTTATGATAAAGGAAAGGTAATCTTGCGTTTTATTGCAGATTGTCCATTTTATGAGATATTAAATAAGATTGGTCGAATTCCTCTTCCTCCTTATATTAAAAGAGAAGATAGACCAGAGGATAGAAAAAATTATCAAACAGTTTATGCTGCTAAAAATGGTTCTGTAGCAGCACCTACTGCAGGTCTTCATTTTACTAAAGAATTATTAAATGCTATTTCTGCTAAAGGAATAGAGATTGTCCGTCTTACTCTTCATGTAGGCTATGGTACTTTTTTGCCAGTAAAAGTAGATGATATAAGGAAGCATAAAATGCATGGAGAAACTTATGAAATTTCAGAAGAGGCAGCCAATGCTTTAAATCATGCTTTAAAATTAAAAAAAAGGATTATTGCAGTTGGTACAACTAGCACAAGACTTTTAGAATATCAAATGACAAAATATGGTGAAATTAAGCCAGAAAAGGGTATTTGTGATTTGTTTATCTATCCTGGATATAAATTTAAAATTGTTAAAGCTATGATTACAAACTTTCATTTGCCAAAATCTACTTTAATTATGCTTGTTTCTGCATTTGCTGGTCGTGATTTAATTTTTAAAGCCTATCATGAAGCAATTAAAAGGCAATATCGATTTTATAGTTATGGTGATGCCATGTTTATCATTTAAAGGTAATTCTTTAACATTTTATGTTGAAGCAAGAGATGGACAGGCAAGAGCAGGTATTTTAGAAACACCTCATGGTATTATTCATACACCTGTTTTTATGCCTGTTGGTACACTCGCTAGTGTTAAAGCGCTTACTCCAGAAGATTTAAAAGAAATCGGAGTGGAAATTATTTTAGGTAATACTTATCATCTTTATCTTCGTCCTGGTATAGAATTGATTGCACAATTTAATGGACTGCATCAATTTATGCACTGGGATAGACCAATTTTAACTGATAGTGGTGGTTTCCAAATTTATAGTCTTGCAGCTAAAAGAAAAATCACAGAAGAAGGTGTATTTTTCCGCTCTCATATAGATGGCTCTTTACATTTTCTTACACCAGAAAAAGTAATAGCTATTCAGGAAACATTTGGAGCAGATATTATTACATGTTTTGATGAATGTATGCCTTATCCAATAGATTATGATTATGCAAAAAAATCTTTGGAGCTTACTTTACGTTGGGCAAAACGTTGTAAAATAGCTCATCATAAGGAACAGGCTCTTTTTGGTATTGTACAGGGTGGGGTTTTTTTAGATCTTCGTCGTGAAGGGGCAGAAAGATTAATAGAGATGGGCTTTGATGGTTATGCTATAGGTGGATTAAGTGTAGGAGAACCAAAGGAAAGGATGTGGGAAGTAATAGAAACAATGGATGAGGTTTTGCCATTCAATCAGCCTCGTTATGCTATGGGGATTGGATTGCCTGAGGATATAGTTGAAAGTGTGTGGAGAGGAGTAGATATGTTTGACTGTGTAGTGCCTACTCGCCATGCTCGCACTGGTACACTTTTTACTTCTTTTGGTCGTCTTGTTATTCGACATGCCTGTTATGCTAAAGATGAACGTCCTATTGATGAAAATTGCAATTGTTATGTCTGTAGACATTATAGTCGGGCTTATCTTAGACATCTTTTTTTAAATAAAGAAATATTAGCATATCGTTTAAATAGTTATCATAATATTTATTATTTTATTAATCTTATGAAAGAAATAAGAGAGGCAATTTTAAAAGGATGTCTTGCGGAATTTAAAAAAACATTTTATGAAAGACGAAATCAAAATAAGGAGGAAATGACTAATGGAATTTTTTAATTTGGCTTGGGCAATGGCTTCACCCCAACAGGGTAGTCCTCAAGACGGGGGAAGTATTTTGGCTGCCTTTTTACCTCTTCTTATTATATTTGCCATTTTTTATTTTTTGCTCATTCGTCCTCAACAGAAACAAGCTAAAAAACACAGAGAGCTTTTACAGAATTTGAAAAAAGGTGATTGGGTAGTGACTGCTGGTGGATTGCGTGGCCGAGTAATAAATGTGACAGATACAGTAGTAACACTTGAGCTTCCACCAGATAATGTAAAGGTAAAAATCACTAAGAATTATGTAATGGGATTGCTTAAGCCAGAAAGCGAATAAAAATTAAGATGAAGAGGCTTAAGTGGCGTGGTTTAATAGTAATATGTGTTTTGATTTTGGCAATAATTTATTTAATCCCTACTTTTGTAAGTGAATTGCCTTCATGGTGGAAGGAATTTTTACCACAAAATAAAATTCAATTAGGTCTTGATCTAAAAGGTGGTATTCATTTAGTACTTGGAGTAAAGGCAGAAGAGGCAGTTAAAACAAGTGTAGATAATTTGGCTGATGAGATAGAGACAAATTTAAGAGAAGAAAAATTACCCTATTTAGAAGTAAAAAGAGAAGGCTTAAAGGATATTAAAGTTATACTTGTAAGAAAAGAAGATGTGGAACATTTTAAAAAGATTATTGAAGAAAAAATACCAGACCTTCTTTGTAAAGGTGCCGAAAGAAAAGATAGACTAGAGATAGTGAAGTTAAGTTTAAAATCTGAGAGAGAAGGTGAGATAAAAAGAATGGCTATTGTTCAGGTATTAGAGACTATCAGAAATAGAATAGATCAATTTGGTGTAGCAGAGCCTGATATACGTCTTCAAGGTAGGGAAAGGATTTTAGTTCAGTTGCCAGGGATAAAAGACCCACAAAGGGCAATAAATATCATTAGTCGTACAGCTAGACTTGAATTTAAGTTATTGGCAGAAGAAGCTAGTATAGAGGAGGCTTTAAAAGGTAATATTCCACCTGGTTGTGAAATTCTTTATGGTATTAAAGAAGACCCACTAACACATAAAAAGATTAAAATTCCTTACCTTGTGAAAAAACGTACCCTTCTTACTGGAGATTATATTGCAGATGCACGTGTTCTGATTGATCCAGAATTGAATGAGCCATATGTTGCTATTACGTTTAATAAACAAGGGGCGAGGATTTTTGCTAGAATAACTGAAGCTAATGTAGGTAAAAGATTAGCAATCATTTTAGATAATAGAGTGCATTCTGCTCCAGTAATTAGGGAAAAAATTCCACATGGTGAAGCGAGGATTACTGGTGCATTTACTTTAGAAGAGGCTAGAGATTTAGCAGTAGTTCTAAGAGCTGGAGCACTACCTGCCCCTATAAGAATTTTAGAAGAGCGCACAGTAGGGCCTTCTTTAGGTCAAGATTCTATTCGTAAAGGTGTAAAAGCTTCAATTATTGCTGGATCATTGGTAATAATTTTTATGATAATTTATTATGGTTTTTCTGGTATTATTGCTGATATAGCTTTAATGGTTAATCTTATTTTGCTTTTGGCAGGTCTAGCTATGTTTCAAGCAACCCTTACTTTACCAGGTATTGCAGGTATTGCTTTAACTATTGGGATGGCGGTGGATGCTAATGTGCTTATTTTTGAACGTATTCGAGAAGAATTGCGTTTAGGACGTACAATTCGTTCAGCTATAGAGGCTGGATATCGTAAAGCTTTTTGGACTATTTTTGATGCTAATACTACTACTTTACTAACAGCTTTAATTCTTTTTCAATTTGGTACAGGTCCAGTAAAAGGTTTTGCTGTTACTTTAAGTTTAGGTATTTTGGCTAATATGTTTACAGCTGTTTTTATGTCCAAAGTAATTTTTGATTATTTAATTTATCGGTTTAATATGAGAAAATTGAGTATTTAGGGATAAAAAATATGGGATTAACATTAATTAAATCTGATATTAATATTGATTTCCTCCGTTGGCGCAACTGGGCTATAAGTCTTTCACTTTTTATTATATTTGTTGGATTAATCTCTCTCATACTAAGAGGTGGCCCTAAATATGGTATTGATTTTGCTGGAGGAACGTTGATTCAGATTAAATTTTTTAAACCTGTTAAGATAGATATGATTCGAGAGGTATTAAAAGGACTTAAAATTAAAGATGTAACAGTACAACGTTTTGGTAAAATAGAAGAAAATGAATATCTTATTCGTATGCCTTTAGCTATTGATAGCTTAAAACGGATTTCTGAATCTCTTAAAGAAGTTTTAGAAGAAAAACTTGGTAAAAATAGTGTTGAAATAAGACGGGTTGAAATGGTAGGCCCAAAAGTTGGGAAAGATTTAAGAAGAAAGGCACTTTTAGCCCTTTTTTATGCTGTTTTAATCATTGGTATATATATTTCAGGTCGATTTGAAATGAAATGGGGGACAAGCCTTATTATGGCAGCAGCTTTATTTGGTGTTGTTTATATATTTTTGCTTCTAAAAGCACCTCTTTCATTTTTGGTTCTTATTGCTTTTATTACTACGCTTTTCCTCTATGCTCTGCTTAATTTGCGTTTTGCTTTAGGTGCCATTTTGGCACTTGTTCATGATGTTCTTATTACATTAGGTATATTTTCCCTTTTAAATAAAGAAATAGACCTTTTAATTGTAGCTGCATTTCTTACCATTATTGGTTATTCTTTAAATGATACTATTGTTGTTTTTGATCGTATTCGTGAAAATATGCGAAAAGCAACAAAGGAAAGGTTTACTTCAATAATCAACCGTAGTATTAATGAAACGCTTAGCCGTACAGTTCTTACTTCAGGTACCACTTTAATGGCTTTACTTGCTTTATATCTTTTTGGTGGTGGTGTAATTCATAATTTTGCTTTTGCTCTTTTAATCGGTGTTATAGCAGGTACATATTCTTCTATATTTATTGCTAGCCCTGTTCTTAGTTTATTGGAGGGAAGACAATTATTTTTATTAAAAACTAAAAAAGCGAGGTAAGCTATGAGAAAGTTTATTATTTTTTTTATTTTTTTAGGATGTTTTGTTTTCTCTTTATCAGCAGATGAGCTTTATGTTGTTAAGAGGGGAGATACACTGTGGGATATATGTGAGAAGTATTATCAAGATCCATTTTTATGGCCAAAACTCTGGCAAATTAATCCTCAAATAACGAATCCTCATTGGATTTATCCAGGTGATGTTTTATGTCTTAAAGAAACACCAGAAGCACTTATTGAAGCAACTAAAAAGATAGAAGGGCAAAAGAAAAAAGAAATTTCTTTTGATTGGCGTTATTTAGAAGCAGTAGGTTATTTATTACCTTATAAGGAAAAATCAATGGGTGAAATTATAAAGGCAGTGGGTGAGGACAAAGTTATTTTAGGTCAAGGAGATAAAGTATTTATAAGATTTAAAGAAAATGTTAAGCCAAAATTAGGTACTATTTGGACTATATTTCGCATTTCACCAGTAATAAAGCATCCTGTTACTGGAAAAAATGTTGGTTATATTCATGAAATACTTGGCACGGTTAAATTGACTCATATTTATCAAGATATGGTAAAAGCACAAATTGTTCGTTCTTATGATGTTATTTATGTTGGAGATTATTTAAAACCTTATGAAGCTTTTAAGCTATTTTCCATTTCCAATGAAAAGCCTAAAAATATTAAGGCTTATATTGTAGCAAGTAGAGCAAAAATTACTGAAATTGGTTGGCCTGAAGTAGTTTATATTGATGCGGGAGAAGAACAGGGATTAAAGCCAGGTCAAATTTTAGATATCTTTCGTGAAAAGAAAAATTTTCCTCCTTTACCTCTTGGCCAAGTTCTTATTATCCATGTTACTCCAAAAACAGCCACTGCTATTATACTAAAATCAAAATATCCATTTCACAGTGGTGACTTAGTAACAGCCTTAAAATAATGGATCTTTATTGGCTGGCATTACCATTTCTGCCAAGGATAGGAAATCAGACTTGGATGAAATTATTAAACCACTTTGGCTCTCCAAAGGAGATCTTTTCTGTTCCTGCTAAAGAACTTAAATTTTTTGGATTACATGAGGAGACAATTAAAATCATTATCTCTGGACAATGGAAGAAAAAAGCTGAAGCTCTTTTTAAAAAAATAAAAAATTTGGGATTAGAAATTATTACTTATAATGATGATAAATATCCAAAATTATTGAAAGAAATTTTTGATCCACCTCTTATATTATATATTAAAGGGAATAAAGATTTATTAAATACTACTTGTATAGCAATTGTTGGTACAAGGAGAGCTAGTTTTTATGGGATAAAAATGGCTACAAAATTGGCTATTGGCTTGGCTGAATCTGGTATAACAGTTGTTAGTGGTCTTGCCCGTGGAATTGATGCAGCTGCTCATAAAGGAGCTCTTCAAGCCAAAGGGAAAACTATAGCTGTTTTAGGTTGTGGCTTAGATGTAATTTATCCAAAAGAAAATGAAAAACTCTTTAATGAAATTGCTGAAAAAGGAGCTCTTATTTCTGAATTTTTGCCAGGCACACCACCTTTAGCACATAATTTCCCTATACGTAATCGGATTATAAGTGGTCTTTCATTAGGAGTGGTTGTTGTAGAAGCTGCTTTAAAAAGTGGTTCTTTGATTACTGCTAATCTTGCGTTAGAACAAGGGAAAGAAGTATTTGCTGTACCAGGCCCAATAGATGAATCCCGTAAAGGGACTCATAATTTGCTTAAACAAGGAGCAAAACTAGTAGAGGATGTCTCAGATATCTTAGAGGAATTTCATTTTTATTCAAAAACAGTTACTTTAAATTTAGATCCTTTACAAGAAAAAATCCTTTCTCTTTTAGATACACCTAAGACTTTAGAAGAAATAGCCATTATTTTAAATGAAAATATTACTAATCTTTCTGCTACTTTGACTTTGCTTGAGGTTCAAGGATTAATAAAACAATTGCCAGGAAAGCAATATATAAAAATTTAAGGGGTGAAATATGAAAGTAGAAGAAATAATGAATACAAAGATAGAATTTATAGAGGCCAATGCTACTGTATATGATGCTATAGAAAAAATGGTTGATAAAAGGATCAGATCTTTGGTTGTGAAGCCTAGAGATGAAAATGATGTTTATGGAGTGATAACAGTAAGAGACATAGTTTTTAGAGTTTTAAATAAAAATCTTGATCCAAATAAAGTAAAAATAGAAGAAATTGCATCAAAACCTCTAGTATGTGTTGATAAAGATATAGATATAGAGCATGTAATAAAATTGATGGAAAAATTTAATATTGCAAGGGTTTTTGTATGTGAGAAAGGAAACCTTTTAGGAGTAGTTGCTCTATTAGATGTGATGTCTGGCTCATTAATTAAAAGAGTAAGAGGGGGATGTATTGCTTAAGAAACTATTTTTTGGTGGTAAAATAGAACAAAAAGTTATTGAAAAGATAAAAAAACACATAGAAATACTTTGTTCTGCCTGTGAAACTTTTAGAATAGCACTTGAAAAGCAAGATAAAAATTTAATATCTAATGTTTTTGAATTGGAAAGAGAAGGAGATATAGTTAGGAGAGAGATTGTTTCAGATATTTTTATAGGTGCTTTTTTGCCATTTTTACGTCCAAATATATGTAAATTTGTTGAGATAGTAGATAATGCACTTGATGCAGTAGAAGATGCAGCATTTGAATATTTGGATTTGGAATTAGATGGGGAGATCAGAAGTGATTGTATAAAAATTGCAAATATAAATTTTAAGATGTGTGAAATACTCTCAATTGCTTTTGAAACATTGCTTACTGGTAAGGATTTAAGAGAAAAAAATTTGGTAATAAGAATTTATGAAAAGAAAATTGATGAGATAAAGCATGATTTGATGAGAAAATTGAGAGAAAAAGATATAAAAAATTTTTGGGAAGGTAAAATAATTTCAGATTTTATAACATATCTAGCAAATGTTAGTGATATTATTGAAGATGCTAGTGATTATCTTCAAATAATAAATGTAAGTATGAGATAACATATTTTTATGAAAGAAATTTTCCCAATTATTGCCTGTTGTTTTATTGCCTTTGGTATTGGTTCAAATGATACATCAAATGCGCTTAGCATATGTATAGGATGTGGAATAATAAATTTTAAAAAAGCTATTTTTTGGTTTGGGTGCTTTGTTTTAATTGGCATTTTATTACAAGGACAAAAAGTAATGAAGACAGTTGGTCGAGATATTTTAGAAATAAATTTTTTTATTTTAACCGTATCTTTATTTGTGTCTGCCTTTTTGATTGTCATTTTTAATTGGAAAAAACTACCACTTTCTACTCATCAAGTGATAATTGGTAGCTTAGTAGGTTCTGGTGTTGCTTTTGATATAGATGTTAACTTTTTTTCTTTTTTAAAGATTGCTATTTCATGGGTTATATCTCCTTTAGGCGCATTTTTACTGGCTATGATATTGTATAGAATAATGGAAAAGACAATTTCTAAATTGCCTTTATTTTATATTGAAAGAGTACTTAAAATCTTATTACTTATGAGTAGCTTACTTATTGCTTATAATACCGGAGCTAATGAGCTTGCTACTGTTTTGGGAGGGGTTGTTTATATAGATTTAATCAAAAAGATACAAGCATCATTACTTGGCTCTTTTTTTGTTTTATTAGGAGCATTTTTTTTAAGTCATCGAGTAATTGAGACTGTAGGAAAAAAAATAACTGCTTTAGATCCTTATTCTGGATTTGCTGCTCAATTTGGTGCAGGGAGCTGTTTATTGCTTTTTACATCTTTTGGAATGCCTATTTCTACAACTTATTGTATTATTGGAGGAATTATAGGAGTTGGGATATTAAAAGGGATAGAAACAGTAAAAATTGAATTAATTAAAAAGATAATCTTAAGTTTAATTTTAACTCCTATTTTGGCATTTTTAATTTGTTTTTTAATTATAAAAATTTTAAGGTAATGGAATAGGTTTAGTAGGAGAGTATTTCTGAGAAATAAGGTTGGTATGGATAGATAAAATTTGTTTTAATGAATAAGGTCCAACATAGACGCGATAATAAGTTACATTATTTATTTTTACTGTCTTAAGAAATGTTTTATAACCTTGTTTTTTTAATTTTTCCTCAAATGTTAATGCATTTTCTTTTTTTCTAAAAGAGCCCACTTGGATGCCATATGTCTGTTGAGAGATTTTTTTTGCCTTTATTTCCTTAACTATTTGTTTAGGAGAAGGTGGGAAATTTTCAGAGCTTTTAATATGAAATAA
Coding sequences within:
- the mfd gene encoding transcription-repair coupling factor; this translates as MINLLIKHLSNYSKICLCGLEGSALAYILAKLQNVFKRPFLIISPDIDKAQKLSEALNFFLSSKIFSPLEQKVFLLPEELLLPYTGISPRPEIIAKQFNALFGLLNIENPIVITTPRMLMSFFMPIDVFKERTQIYEKGEELEREKFINFLQTLGYEHLSIVESPGEFSVRGNIIDIFCPLYFLPLRLEFFGDILESIRLFNPVTQRSEYHLNEFILIPANPIPYQEDAFKKAYKRFKIPILEAPLHQPGIEDFFPLFYEKTNTLFDYLPKETIFCLLEPENIEKRAEEFEKKLKIHLEELSHEKRPYLPFELTAISFKTIKNEIKFKKQILIYSLPILKKLPTVEFKSKMPFSHILPKEKYLYFRSYLENWLKEGYSINLIASDKYSKKQLTSLIESWGFSFSLKTSPLESAPGINIYCGNLSEGFEFPEEKVVFLGENDWRTKERIVIEKNKEDFLPVSSFEDLKEGDLLVHVEHGIGRYIGLKTITSGGITGDFLVIEYQGGDKLYLPVDRLHLVHKYRGIEDKIPPLDRLGGRTWNRTKQQVKKAVEKVAKELLELYAKRLAQPGYAFSPPDSLFYQFVESFPYPETPDQQRSINEILEDMMCPRPMERLLCGDVGFGKTEVAIRAAFKAVLDGKQVAVLVPTTILAEQHYLTFKERLKDFPVNIACLSRFRSSKEQKDILQRLKKGEIDIIIGTHRILQKDVIFKDLGLLIIDEEHRFGVRQKEHLKTLKSNVDVLSLSATPIPRTLYLSLLGIRDLSIIETPPPGRRPIMTYLAKFNPLLIKDVIKREVERGGQVFFVHPRVKGIPGLARFLKKLLPEIRLGIAHGQMSERKLENEMLKFLKHEIDVLLCTNIIESGLDIPNANTIIINRADLFGLAQLYHLRGRVGRSHRQAYAYLLVPGKKLITKEAQKRLRALLTYTELSSGYKLALYDLKLRGAGQILGTAQSGHIAAVGYEMYLELLQKAVKALKGESLKEEIEPELKLPIMAYIPESYVPDENQRIIFYRRLSQVKDEEELKELEKEMIDRYGQLPKVVENLFQLLHLKLFCRQFRISRLYTKNGWLKIVFEKETPISSEKMVKFLSERPSYRFNPKGELEIPLRHEDILKKAKKVLVALKEVINV
- the queA gene encoding tRNA preQ1(34) S-adenosylmethionine ribosyltransferase-isomerase QueA, whose amino-acid sequence is MYRLSDYDYFLPKELIAQEPPERREKARLLILNKKTGEIIHTKFSQIIDFLNKNDVLVINDTRVIPARLIGRKITGGKVEILLLSFDPIKVKDKVFTTEALLKASRAPKPGQYIYFENGLKAEVLSYDKGKVILRFIADCPFYEILNKIGRIPLPPYIKREDRPEDRKNYQTVYAAKNGSVAAPTAGLHFTKELLNAISAKGIEIVRLTLHVGYGTFLPVKVDDIRKHKMHGETYEISEEAANALNHALKLKKRIIAVGTTSTRLLEYQMTKYGEIKPEKGICDLFIYPGYKFKIVKAMITNFHLPKSTLIMLVSAFAGRDLIFKAYHEAIKRQYRFYSYGDAMFII
- the tgt gene encoding tRNA guanosine(34) transglycosylase Tgt; this translates as MPCLSFKGNSLTFYVEARDGQARAGILETPHGIIHTPVFMPVGTLASVKALTPEDLKEIGVEIILGNTYHLYLRPGIELIAQFNGLHQFMHWDRPILTDSGGFQIYSLAAKRKITEEGVFFRSHIDGSLHFLTPEKVIAIQETFGADIITCFDECMPYPIDYDYAKKSLELTLRWAKRCKIAHHKEQALFGIVQGGVFLDLRREGAERLIEMGFDGYAIGGLSVGEPKERMWEVIETMDEVLPFNQPRYAMGIGLPEDIVESVWRGVDMFDCVVPTRHARTGTLFTSFGRLVIRHACYAKDERPIDENCNCYVCRHYSRAYLRHLFLNKEILAYRLNSYHNIYYFINLMKEIREAILKGCLAEFKKTFYERRNQNKEEMTNGIF
- the yajC gene encoding preprotein translocase subunit YajC, whose protein sequence is MEFFNLAWAMASPQQGSPQDGGSILAAFLPLLIIFAIFYFLLIRPQQKQAKKHRELLQNLKKGDWVVTAGGLRGRVINVTDTVVTLELPPDNVKVKITKNYVMGLLKPESE
- the secD gene encoding protein translocase subunit SecD, which encodes MKRLKWRGLIVICVLILAIIYLIPTFVSELPSWWKEFLPQNKIQLGLDLKGGIHLVLGVKAEEAVKTSVDNLADEIETNLREEKLPYLEVKREGLKDIKVILVRKEDVEHFKKIIEEKIPDLLCKGAERKDRLEIVKLSLKSEREGEIKRMAIVQVLETIRNRIDQFGVAEPDIRLQGRERILVQLPGIKDPQRAINIISRTARLEFKLLAEEASIEEALKGNIPPGCEILYGIKEDPLTHKKIKIPYLVKKRTLLTGDYIADARVLIDPELNEPYVAITFNKQGARIFARITEANVGKRLAIILDNRVHSAPVIREKIPHGEARITGAFTLEEARDLAVVLRAGALPAPIRILEERTVGPSLGQDSIRKGVKASIIAGSLVIIFMIIYYGFSGIIADIALMVNLILLLAGLAMFQATLTLPGIAGIALTIGMAVDANVLIFERIREELRLGRTIRSAIEAGYRKAFWTIFDANTTTLLTALILFQFGTGPVKGFAVTLSLGILANMFTAVFMSKVIFDYLIYRFNMRKLSI
- the secF gene encoding protein translocase subunit SecF yields the protein MGLTLIKSDINIDFLRWRNWAISLSLFIIFVGLISLILRGGPKYGIDFAGGTLIQIKFFKPVKIDMIREVLKGLKIKDVTVQRFGKIEENEYLIRMPLAIDSLKRISESLKEVLEEKLGKNSVEIRRVEMVGPKVGKDLRRKALLALFYAVLIIGIYISGRFEMKWGTSLIMAAALFGVVYIFLLLKAPLSFLVLIAFITTLFLYALLNLRFALGAILALVHDVLITLGIFSLLNKEIDLLIVAAFLTIIGYSLNDTIVVFDRIRENMRKATKERFTSIINRSINETLSRTVLTSGTTLMALLALYLFGGGVIHNFAFALLIGVIAGTYSSIFIASPVLSLLEGRQLFLLKTKKAR
- a CDS encoding LysM peptidoglycan-binding domain-containing protein, which encodes MRKFIIFFIFLGCFVFSLSADELYVVKRGDTLWDICEKYYQDPFLWPKLWQINPQITNPHWIYPGDVLCLKETPEALIEATKKIEGQKKKEISFDWRYLEAVGYLLPYKEKSMGEIIKAVGEDKVILGQGDKVFIRFKENVKPKLGTIWTIFRISPVIKHPVTGKNVGYIHEILGTVKLTHIYQDMVKAQIVRSYDVIYVGDYLKPYEAFKLFSISNEKPKNIKAYIVASRAKITEIGWPEVVYIDAGEEQGLKPGQILDIFREKKNFPPLPLGQVLIIHVTPKTATAIILKSKYPFHSGDLVTALK
- the dprA gene encoding DNA-processing protein DprA, yielding MKLLNHFGSPKEIFSVPAKELKFFGLHEETIKIIISGQWKKKAEALFKKIKNLGLEIITYNDDKYPKLLKEIFDPPLILYIKGNKDLLNTTCIAIVGTRRASFYGIKMATKLAIGLAESGITVVSGLARGIDAAAHKGALQAKGKTIAVLGCGLDVIYPKENEKLFNEIAEKGALISEFLPGTPPLAHNFPIRNRIISGLSLGVVVVEAALKSGSLITANLALEQGKEVFAVPGPIDESRKGTHNLLKQGAKLVEDVSDILEEFHFYSKTVTLNLDPLQEKILSLLDTPKTLEEIAIILNENITNLSATLTLLEVQGLIKQLPGKQYIKI
- a CDS encoding CBS domain-containing protein; this encodes MKVEEIMNTKIEFIEANATVYDAIEKMVDKRIRSLVVKPRDENDVYGVITVRDIVFRVLNKNLDPNKVKIEEIASKPLVCVDKDIDIEHVIKLMEKFNIARVFVCEKGNLLGVVALLDVMSGSLIKRVRGGCIA
- a CDS encoding TIGR00153 family protein, whose amino-acid sequence is MLKKLFFGGKIEQKVIEKIKKHIEILCSACETFRIALEKQDKNLISNVFELEREGDIVRREIVSDIFIGAFLPFLRPNICKFVEIVDNALDAVEDAAFEYLDLELDGEIRSDCIKIANINFKMCEILSIAFETLLTGKDLREKNLVIRIYEKKIDEIKHDLMRKLREKDIKNFWEGKIISDFITYLANVSDIIEDASDYLQIINVSMR